Sequence from the Clostridium saccharobutylicum DSM 13864 genome:
GATTCTTATTACAATTGGAGCAGCTTTTATTGAAAGATTTTTCTGTAGATATTTATGCCCTCTAGGAGCTGTATTTTCTATAATTTCTAAAATTGGAATAACAAAAATTAATAAACCTAAGGCTGATTGTGGCAAGTGTAGAGCATGCACAATAAACTGTTCAATGGGCTTAAAGCTTTATAAAGTAGATGGTGCTCGTGGTGGAGATTGTATAAATTGTTTAAAATGTACTGAAGTATGTCCAAGAAAAAATGCAAGGATTAATATACTTGGAAAAGACTTAGATCAAAGTTTAGTTGGATCTGTTGCTATGGCTACAATGTTAGGTGTTTATGGAGTGACAAATTTAGCTGCAGATGCATTAAGCAAATCTAGTTTAGGTTTAAGTGATAATAAAGTTTTAAGTAATAGTGAAGCTTCAAGTAATGTTTCAGAAAAATATAAAGATGGAACATATACAGGAACTGGTACAGGATTTAGGGGGGCTACAACTAAAATTTCTGTAACAATAGCAGGTGGAAATATAACTGATATACAAACTTTATCAAATGGAGATACTTCACAATACTATGAAAAAGCTTCAGGAACTATAACAAAGAAAATAATTTCAAATCAATCATCATCAGTAGATACAGTCTCAGGAGCTACTTATAGTTCTAAAGGAATAATAAGTGCAGTACAAGATGCATTAAATCAAGCATCTAACACATCTACTAATAATGAATCAAATAATACTGCAACTGAAAATAAGGCTACAGATTCAAATAAAATAGTAAATTCAGAAGATATAAAGTCTACTAATTCAACAAATAGTAGTCAAGGTATGTATAAGGATGGTACATATACAGGAAGTGGAAAAGGATTCAAAGGAGGAACAACTAAGGTTTCTGTTACTGTAGTTAATGGAAAGATAACCAGTGTAGAAACTTTATCAAATGGAGATACTCCACAGTACTATAAAAAAGCATCTGGAACTGTAATAAATAACATACTTTCAAAACAATCAACATCAGTAGATACAGTTTCAGGAGCTACATATAGTAGTAAAGGAATAATAAGTGCAGTATCAGATGCTTTAAGCCAAGCTAAGTAACTTTGAATTTAGACTTGTGATATAACTTACCGAAAGTAAGAGGACTATTTTACTCGGTTGATAGATAATTTGGCTGTGGAGTTCTATCAATATAAGTTGTACCATTCATGCATGTTCCCAAGGCAAGCTTGTGACAGGCATGAATGGTACAACTTCTACTGAAGAAATACCTACAGCCAAATTATCAACACAACACTACGTAAAATAGTCCTCTTACTTTCTAGTATGGAGTATATTTGAAGGTTTAAATCTAATTCATAGTTATGTGGAACAAAAATGTATTTGATTTTGGTAATTCACCAAATAAGTCTAAATATACTTTCTTTATTTTAGGCACAATCAAATAAATAACAAGTTAATTTGCCAGCCTATTTGCCATCATGCTATGTCGGCAAATTGACCTAATAGGCCCGCTATGAGATCAGTTTGCCTCCTTGCCTGATGAAAAATATCCATGGCAACTTTGGAATTGTTGTTTTCTTTCATGTGCCTTAATGATTATTTATAGATAGAAAGTGTACTTTATCACATTCTCATATAGATAAAAAACATAAACTTTGAAATATATTTAAAACTAGAAAGTAAGTAGATTCTTTTGCGGAGCATTGCATTTAGAATATTGGTATGGATTTCTACCAGTAAAGGTTGCTTCATTTCTGCATTGTCCTTAGATGAACTAAGGACAAGCGAAAACAGAGCAACTTTTACTGAAGAAATACCTAGATAAATATTCTAAAGGTAATTTTGTGCAAAGGAGTCTTTTTACTTCCTAGTTAGAATATATTTCAAAGTTCAATATTTTCACGTGTATAATATACGTTTTATTCCTTATTTTGTACGATTTAAGGAATAGACATTTACTTAACTTAATATTTGTGGTAATATGTGGCCGCAAAAAATTTAATAAAATTGATAAATAAAGCAATTATAAGAAAGATAATTTCACTTTTAATTTAGTTGATTAATAGGAATATAGAAGAGGATTTTAAACTTATGAATATTAAACTAAAAAGTTTTAATGTGCTTAATACAGATTCAGTAAAAGCAATAAATTATGTTAATAAAAGTAATTCAAAAGCTTCATTTAAAGATTGTCTTAATTCTAAAAACAATAATATGTCTGAAAGGGATATAAAGCAGTATTTTATAGATGATGAAAAATTATATGATAAATATTGTAAAAAATTAGGTTTGAATAATATAGAGTATGGAAGTAAAGCGTGGGATGAATATAAAGAAAAATTATTTGTTTTTCCGCCTTTAACTGCTCCAGCAGCTGTTAAAGAAGCATGGAATAAAGTAAAAGAAAGTATTCCTAAAGATGATGAAGAAGCCCAGACTGCATTATTTTCTGAAGAAGCTATACTCATGTTAAAAGCATCTTATCCAGAAAATTTTGGATTACCAGCTAACTTTCAACTTAATACAGTAGAAGATTATAAAATGTTGTTTGATAATGATTTAAAGACTAATGAAGAACTTAGAGATATACTAAAAGATACAGATGGGTGGAAACAAACAAGATATATTAATATGATAAAAGATGTAGAAGACAAGCTTAAAGAAGAACTGTTAAAGTATTAAAATTTTAAGACATGTGAAAATATAAATAAAAAGTTCATTTGTTGGCTTGTTTTTAATAAGAGGAAACTCGACTCACATACGCTCACTGAGCAAGCGACCATCATAAAATAATAGATTTGGATTCTTTGCTCATCAGAATATTGTCCTAATGGTTTTACATGAGATCAATTTATGAAAAATAATCATGGCATTTTGGACTAATTGTTTTCTTTCAGGTACCTTAATGATTATTTATGGATAGAAGATGTACATTATCACATTTTCATATAGATAAAAAACATAAACTTTGAAATATATTTAAAACTAGAAAGTAAGTAGATTCTTTTGCGGAGCATTGCATTTAGAATATTACTATAGGTATTTCTTCAGTAAAAGTTGTTTCATTCTTCCTTGTCACAAGCTTGTCTTGGGAACATGCTGGAATGGAACAACTTTTATGGGTAGAAATCCATAGTAATATTCTATAGCAATCGAGTAAAAGAATCTACTTACTTTCGGTAAGTTATAACATAAGCCTAAATATAATGAATAATTTAACTCCAATATAAATATTACTAAATATAAGCAATATTTATATTGGAGTTAAATGTGCCTGACTTAAAGCATTGTAATTTATATTTTGAGGACTCACCAGATTTTTTGGTTGAATATAGAGGGAATTTTAAAGAAGAAATAGA
This genomic interval carries:
- a CDS encoding FMN-binding protein, which codes for MAKKLKKSQVLRHIMQLILFLLLPGLYSMTFSELKTVYQMIIGGDFNFVQAFPSLIEFTCIMLLTMLIGRWFCGWMCAFGAYNDFIYFISKKVFKTKFKVDEKVDSILKYVKYIVLVFIIIISWTMKSSILESTSPWDVFGQITDLSTIFSSLLIGFIFLILITIGAAFIERFFCRYLCPLGAVFSIISKIGITKINKPKADCGKCRACTINCSMGLKLYKVDGARGGDCINCLKCTEVCPRKNARINILGKDLDQSLVGSVAMATMLGVYGVTNLAADALSKSSLGLSDNKVLSNSEASSNVSEKYKDGTYTGTGTGFRGATTKISVTIAGGNITDIQTLSNGDTSQYYEKASGTITKKIISNQSSSVDTVSGATYSSKGIISAVQDALNQASNTSTNNESNNTATENKATDSNKIVNSEDIKSTNSTNSSQGMYKDGTYTGSGKGFKGGTTKVSVTVVNGKITSVETLSNGDTPQYYKKASGTVINNILSKQSTSVDTVSGATYSSKGIISAVSDALSQAK